One genomic window of Cannabis sativa cultivar Pink pepper isolate KNU-18-1 chromosome 2, ASM2916894v1, whole genome shotgun sequence includes the following:
- the LOC115719430 gene encoding transcription factor DIVARICATA codes for MEILSSPASYISNSNWLLQDGKSTNWTAAENKAFENALAVFDKETPERWHNVAAMIPGKSVEDVIKKYKELEFDVSNIEAGLIPIPGYTSSTFTLDWVNNGRAYDGFKQSYGFGGKRSSSTRPADQERKKGVPWTEEEHKLFLMGLKKYGKGDWRNISRNFVVTRTPTQVASHAQKYFIRQLSGGKDKRRASIHDITTVNLNDTRTPSPDEKRRPPSPDHSNMVSQQPNSAAMSRTPFQWNQPSNGGVNMGFHMTNGNIFMSNPYGVNTYGLKVQGHNLHRAAVHDSYFGPQSMAFQMQSTQHYPHG; via the exons ATGGAAATTCTCTCTTCCCCTGCTTCTTATATTTCCAACTCGAATTGGCTTCTTCAAGATGGCAAAAgcaccaactggactgcggcTGAGAACAAAGCTTTCGAAAATGCTCTGGCCGTGTTCGATAAGGAGACTCCCGAGAGGTGGCACAATGTGGCGGCCATGATCCCCGGAAAGTCAGTTGAAGATGTTATCAAGAAGTATAAAGAGTTAGAGTTTGATGTTAGCAATATTGAAGCAGGGCTTATCCCAATTCCTGGGTATACAAGCTCAACATTCACTTTGGATTGGGTTAACAATGGTCGTGCCTATGATGGGTTCAAACAATCCTATGGTTTTGGTGGGAAGAGATCTTCATCAACTAGGCCTGCCGATCAGGAAAGGAAGAAAGGGGTTCCATGGACTGAAGAAGAGCATAA GTTGTTTCTTATGGGGCTTAAGAAATATGGGAAAGGTGATTGGAGGAACATATCTAGAAATTTTGTTGTTACTCGGACACCAACCCAAGTGGCGAGTCATGCTCAGAAGTACTTCATTAGGCAGTTATCAGGAGGGAAGGATAAACGAAGAGCTAGCATCCATGACATAACAACAGTCAATCTCAATGACACAAGAACTCCCTCACCGGACGAGAAGAGGCGACCGCCCTCCCCCGACCACTCTAACATGGTCTCCCAGCAGCCTAATTCTGCTGCCATGTCCAGGACTCCATTTCAGTGGAATCAACCAAGTAATGGTGGAGTAAACATGGGGTTTCATATGACAAATGGAAATATTTTTATGTCCAATCCTTATGGGGTTAACACTTATGGACTTAAAGTCCAGGGACATAATCTTCACAGAGCTGCTGTTCATGACTCTTACTTTGGACCTCAAAGTATGGCTTTTCAGATGCAATCCACACAACACTACCCACATGGATGA